Proteins encoded within one genomic window of Rhodobacteraceae bacterium LMO-JJ12:
- a CDS encoding S-(hydroxymethyl)glutathione dehydrogenase/class III alcohol dehydrogenase produces MRTRAAVALEAGKPLEIMEVNLDGPKAGEVLVEIKATGICHTDEFTLSGADPEGLFPAILGHEGAGVVLEVGPGVTSLEPGDHVIPLYTAECRECDYCLHPKTNLCQSVRETQGRGVMPDGTSRFSMLDGTPILHYMGCSTFANHTVLPEVSLAKIRKDAPFDKVCYIGCGVTTGIGAVIYTAKVEIGSRAIVFGLGGIGLNVIQGLRLAGADQIVGVDLNPDKIKMATHFGMTDFVNPSEVKGDLVGHLVELTGGGADYTFDATGNVDVMRTALEACHKGWGESIIIGVAPAGAEISTRPFQLVTGRSWRGTAFGGARGRTDVPKIVDWYMDGKIEIDPMITHQLKLEDINKGFDLMHAGESIRSVVVY; encoded by the coding sequence ATGCGGACGAGAGCGGCTGTGGCATTGGAAGCGGGCAAGCCTTTGGAGATTATGGAGGTCAATCTCGATGGTCCCAAGGCGGGTGAGGTTCTGGTGGAAATCAAGGCGACGGGGATTTGTCATACCGATGAATTCACCCTGTCAGGGGCCGATCCCGAGGGGCTTTTCCCCGCCATTCTGGGGCATGAGGGCGCGGGGGTTGTTCTGGAGGTGGGGCCGGGTGTGACCAGCCTTGAACCGGGTGATCATGTGATCCCTTTATATACCGCTGAGTGTCGCGAATGTGACTATTGCCTGCACCCCAAGACCAACCTTTGCCAATCGGTGCGCGAGACCCAGGGGCGCGGCGTGATGCCGGACGGAACAAGCCGATTTTCGATGCTCGATGGAACGCCGATCCTGCATTACATGGGCTGTTCGACGTTTGCCAACCACACGGTTTTGCCCGAGGTGTCATTGGCCAAGATCCGCAAGGATGCGCCGTTTGACAAGGTTTGCTATATCGGCTGTGGCGTGACCACGGGGATTGGCGCGGTGATCTATACCGCCAAGGTCGAGATTGGCAGCCGGGCGATTGTGTTTGGGCTGGGCGGCATTGGGCTGAACGTGATTCAGGGGCTCAGGCTGGCCGGGGCGGATCAGATTGTGGGGGTCGATTTGAACCCTGACAAGATCAAGATGGCGACGCATTTCGGGATGACCGATTTCGTCAATCCAAGCGAGGTGAAAGGTGATCTGGTTGGTCATCTGGTTGAACTGACCGGGGGGGGCGCGGATTATACGTTTGATGCCACGGGCAACGTTGACGTGATGCGCACGGCGCTGGAGGCCTGCCACAAGGGGTGGGGTGAATCGATCATCATCGGGGTGGCACCGGCGGGGGCCGAGATTTCGACGCGGCCGTTCCAACTGGTCACTGGCCGTAGCTGGCGCGGGACGGCGTTTGGCGGGGCGCGAGGGCGCACCGATGTGCCCAAGATTGTTGATTGGTATATGGACGGCAAGATCGAGATTGACCCGATGATCACGCACCAGTTGAAGTTGGAGGATATCAACAAGGGGTTTGATCTGATGCATGCGGGCGAGAGTATTCGCAGCGTTGTGGTTTATTGA
- a CDS encoding GNAT family N-acetyltransferase, protein MVVMREAMRGVDDAAVWAVLRPSVEAGDTFCADPEGGMAGGLAYFWPESARVWLAEVDGEILGCCYLRPNQTGNGAHVCNAGYCTLPEARGRGVARAMLAHSLDVARSEGYRAMQYNFVVETNHRAIETWERAGFAIVGRLPGAFLHPAEGYVDALVMYRDLTT, encoded by the coding sequence ATGGTGGTGATGCGCGAGGCAATGCGCGGCGTGGATGATGCGGCGGTCTGGGCGGTTTTGCGCCCGAGCGTTGAGGCGGGGGATACGTTTTGCGCCGATCCCGAAGGGGGCATGGCGGGTGGGTTGGCCTATTTCTGGCCCGAGAGTGCGCGTGTATGGCTTGCCGAGGTGGACGGCGAGATTTTGGGTTGTTGTTATTTGCGCCCCAACCAGACGGGGAATGGCGCGCATGTGTGCAATGCGGGGTATTGCACCTTGCCCGAAGCGCGGGGGCGTGGCGTAGCGCGCGCGATGCTGGCGCATTCGCTGGACGTGGCGCGAAGCGAAGGCTATCGCGCGATGCAGTATAATTTCGTGGTCGAGACCAACCACCGGGCGATTGAGACGTGGGAGCGCGCCGGATTCGCAATCGTCGGGCGGCTGCCGGGGGCGTTCTTGCACCCCGCTGAGGGCTATGTCGATGCGTTGGTGATGTATCGCGATCTGACGACGTGA